The following coding sequences lie in one Palaemon carinicauda isolate YSFRI2023 chromosome 7, ASM3689809v2, whole genome shotgun sequence genomic window:
- the LOC137644408 gene encoding uncharacterized protein, which yields MDKRLFKLEEVQDKLEIQLEPEELENYLEQADRARHRARQTRLRCANRLKDISAAGISDDDRVSPASAASIHARLPKLELPRFDGEITQWQSFWDQFSSPIDNTELPVIIPVNQGKSYTKQLWRLRDEVIKRTGSLDALGVTGKQCEVLLTPMIVSRLPMELRLQWSRECSGHESGLEWLLEWLKREIEVLERSEMYRKNIPASGPHGRNEERKNINSKDARDNLYTTSALHAVSQSEGSNCVFCTKLNHKSERCHKFLALDGQQRYDKIRELGVCFKCLNRGHISKNCKVRCTKCQGGHNVVMCGIKVNMAPKQM from the exons ATGGATAAAAGACTCTTTAAACTAGAAGAAGTGCAGGATAAATTAGAAATACAACTCGAACCTGAGGaattagaaaattacttggaacaaGCAGATCGTGCACGGCATAGGGCTAGGCAGACTAGGCTGCGATGTGCAAATAGGCTTAAGGATATTTCGGCAGCAGGCATCAGCGATGACGACCGTGTTAGTCCTGCAAGTGCAGCATCCATTCATGCAAGGCTGCCAAAACTAGAATTACCAAGATTTGATGGCGAAATAACCCAATGGCAGAGTTTCTGGGACCAGTTTTCGTCCCCCATAGACAACACAGAGTTACCAGTCATTA TACCTGTCAACCAAGGTAAGAGCTACACAAAACAACTTTGGAGACTTCGGGATGAAGTCATAAAGCGTACAGGAAGCTTAGATGCCCTTGGAGTAACAGGCAAGCAGTGTGAGGTTCTCCTAACCCCTATGATTGTGTCTCGGCTTCCAATGGAGTTAAGGCTACAATGGTCAAGAGAGTGTAGTGGCCATGAAAGTGGTCTTGAATGGTTGTTAGAGTGGCTTAAAAGGGAAATAGAAGTGCTAGAAAGAAGTGAGATGTACAGAAAAAATATCCCAGCTTCTGGGCCTCATGGTAGAAATGAGGAAAGAAAGAATATTAATAGTAAAGATGCCAGAGATAATTTGTATACAACCTCTGCCTTACATGCGGTTTCTCAAAGTGAAGGTTCAAATTGTGTTTTTTGTACGAAGCTAAACCATAAATCTGAAAGGTGTCACAAGTTTTTAGCATTGGATGGGCAGCAGAGGTATGATAAGATAAGAGAATTAGgtgtttgttttaaatgtttgaataGGGGCCATATTTCTAAAAATTGTAAAGTAAGGTGTACTAAGTGTCAAGGTGGCCATAATGTAGTAATGTGTGGCATTAAGGTGAATATGGCCCCCAAACAAATGTAG
- the LOC137644409 gene encoding uncharacterized protein encodes MSWIIRVKLFPFFAASIPKICNHLVKPVVPTDILDAFSHVNLADDFDNSSPLEIDILIGLDYYWSLMNPKDAVQVGKTVAMSSVFGWVLSGNVGKGCNFTKVVSTSSLSDFVSSSPQLLSISGVSDADMSYFWDLETIGITSKECKEDIKEIVVQEFEDKIDFVNGRYKVQLPWKNNSIKDSLMINVNQAMKRLNKLLVRFDKDEDLKDVYMKVFYEYESLGIIEEIPSEDFVSQGPIYYMPHRPVVKLNSSTTKMRPVFYASAKGPNGISLNDCMLTGPSLNPDLVGILIRFRHWPYVISADVVKAFLQINVHSQEKNVHRFLMPGEDGVRHMRFNRVVFGNISSPFLLNVVVEHHLSNYSECEAVQDLKRYVRGQLV; translated from the coding sequence ATGTCTTGGATAATAAGGGTAAAATTATTCCCATTTTTTGCTGCAAGTATTCCAAAGATATGTAACCACTTAGTTAAACCAGTAGTTCCAACCGACATCCTAGATGCTTTTAGTCATGTAAATTTAGCAGATGACTTTGATAATAGTTCTCCTTTAGAAATAGATATTCTTATAGGTCTGGATTACTACTGGAGCCTCATGAATCCTAAAGATGCTGTACAGGTGGGGAAAACTGTTGCCATGAGTTCAGTGTTTGGTTGGGTTTTATCGGGAAATGTTGGCAAGGGGTGTAATTTTACTAAGGTTGTAAGTACGTCTTCATTATCAGACTTTGTGTCCTCATCTCCCCAGCTCTTAAGTATATCAGGGGTATCCGATGCTGATatgtcatatttttgggatttagaAACTATTGGTATTACTAGTAAGGAATGTAAAGAAGATATCAAGGAAATTGTAGTTCAAGAGTTTGAAGATAAAATAGATTTTGTAAATGGCAGGTATAAAGTTCAGTTGCCTTGGAAAAATAACAGTATTAAGGATTCATTGATGATTAACGTAAATCAAGCAATGAAGAGATTAAATAAGCTTTTGGTTAGATTTGATAAAGATGAAGATTTAAAGGATGTGTATATGAAGGTTTTTTATGAATATGAGTCCTTGGGGATAATTGAGGAAATTCCCTCCGAGGACTTTGTGTCACAGGGACCCATTTATTACATGCCTCATAGACCTGTCGTTAAATTAAATAGCAGCACTACAAAGATGCGTCCAGTTTTTTATGCTTCTGCTAAGGGGCCTAATGGAATCTCGCTCAATGATTGCATGTTGACAGGTCCTTCCCTAAACCCAGATTTAGTAGGGATATTAATTAGATTTAGACATTGGCCGTACGTGATCTCTGCTGATGTTGTTAAGGCCTTTTTACAAATTAATGTTCACAGTCAGGAAAAAAATGTCCATAGATTTTTGATGCCAGGTGAAGATGGAGTAAGGCATATGAGATTCAATAGAGTTGTTTTTGGCAACATCTCAAGCCCCTTTCTACTAAATGTTGTTGTTGAACACCATTTAAGCAATTACTCAGAATGTGAAGCTGTTCAAGATTTAAAGAGATATGTACGTGGACAATTGGTTTAG